The proteins below come from a single Roseiflexus sp. RS-1 genomic window:
- a CDS encoding GNAT family N-acetyltransferase, with translation MIITIRPFTGAADIERMIDLAYAFPDQCLRAVDLPYRLASWTLDNPRNASLWEDEAGRLLGFAVIQLPWHSLDTCAHPAAYEAGIEELMLVWATERAQEIADQTRRDLTVYVDVFEEDLDRRAKLAAHGFAPDCPAMIRMSRSLDRVLPMPFLPEGFTLRPIDGMRELHEYVALHRAAFGAADMTVEWRKRTLCMPQYIPELDVVAVAPDGRLAAFCICWLGPRIGEGYIEPLGVHPDFAGLGLGRAVLLEGLWRLQAHGAMTALIDRYEGDEGARVLYESLGFRTHMRTVTYMRCFRGARSMV, from the coding sequence ATGATTATCACGATACGCCCATTTACCGGCGCTGCGGATATCGAGCGCATGATCGACCTGGCATATGCCTTCCCGGACCAGTGCCTGCGCGCGGTTGATCTGCCGTACCGCCTGGCGTCGTGGACGCTCGATAATCCGCGGAACGCCAGTCTGTGGGAGGACGAAGCGGGGCGTCTGCTCGGTTTCGCCGTGATCCAGCTTCCCTGGCACTCGCTCGATACGTGTGCCCATCCAGCGGCATACGAAGCGGGGATCGAAGAGTTGATGCTGGTGTGGGCAACGGAACGCGCACAGGAGATTGCAGACCAGACGCGCCGCGACCTGACCGTGTATGTGGATGTATTCGAGGAAGACCTGGATCGCAGGGCGAAACTTGCAGCACACGGGTTCGCCCCCGACTGCCCGGCAATGATCCGGATGTCCCGGTCGCTGGACAGGGTGCTTCCCATGCCGTTTCTACCGGAGGGATTTACCCTGCGCCCCATCGATGGCATGCGCGAACTTCATGAATATGTTGCGCTGCATCGGGCAGCGTTCGGCGCCGCCGATATGACCGTCGAGTGGCGCAAACGTACATTGTGCATGCCACAGTATATTCCCGAACTCGATGTCGTGGCCGTGGCGCCGGATGGCCGTCTTGCCGCGTTCTGCATCTGCTGGCTGGGTCCGCGGATCGGCGAGGGATACATCGAACCGCTCGGCGTACACCCCGATTTCGCCGGGTTGGGTCTCGGTCGCGCAGTGTTGCTGGAAGGGTTGTGGCGTCTTCAGGCGCATGGCGCGATGACTGCCTTGATCGACCGCTATGAAGGGGACGAAGGCGCCCGTGTGTTGTATGAGTCGCTCGGATTCCGTACCCATATGCGAACTGTGACCTATATGCGCTGTTTTCGCGGCGCGCGGAGCATGGTGTGA
- a CDS encoding GNAT family N-acetyltransferase produces MNDSLVLTGEYIELRPLPERDLPNLLKVYQGTPLYFDGLGDRADRLTLDDVRDQWVRAQQSPDRMLFGVYHPVTGLLIGAVDVQIGAPRSDAAAVWILIWGGFQRQGYGQECMALIESWLIPAKASTLCAIAANNEEGISFLELQGFRRTDLPADPPIGRGTAFWMCW; encoded by the coding sequence ATGAACGACTCTCTCGTGTTGACCGGTGAATATATCGAGTTGCGTCCGCTTCCCGAACGTGACCTGCCGAATCTGCTGAAGGTCTACCAGGGGACGCCGCTCTATTTCGACGGGTTGGGTGACCGGGCGGATCGCCTGACGCTCGATGATGTGCGGGATCAGTGGGTGCGGGCGCAGCAATCGCCGGACCGGATGTTGTTCGGTGTGTATCATCCGGTGACCGGTCTGTTGATCGGTGCGGTGGATGTGCAGATCGGCGCACCACGATCGGACGCGGCGGCGGTGTGGATCCTGATCTGGGGCGGATTTCAGCGTCAGGGATATGGTCAGGAGTGCATGGCGCTGATCGAGTCCTGGCTCATCCCGGCAAAGGCGAGTACCTTATGCGCAATTGCGGCAAATAATGAGGAGGGGATTTCCTTCCTCGAACTGCAAGGGTTCCGCCGCACCGACCTTCCAGCCGATCCGCCCATCGGGCGCGGAACGGCGTTCTGGATGTGCTGGTAA